The following are encoded in a window of Thermoanaerobacter ethanolicus JW 200 genomic DNA:
- a CDS encoding ATP-dependent Clp protease ATP-binding subunit: MAMFGRFTERAQKALYLAQEEARSFYHNYVGTEHILLGLLKEDEGIAARVLKKLGVTYETTREKVLSLIGMGNIPGDVVGYTPRAKRVLELSLSEARRFNTSYVGTEHILLGLLREGEGVAVRILMEQGIDFNRVREEIVKMLNEEPAGGPAKAAKVKNTNTPTLNQFGRDLTELARDGKLDPVIGREKEIERVIQILSRRTKNNPVLIGEPGVGKTAIVEGLAQKIVEGEIPEILKDKRVVTLDMASMVAGTKYRGEFEDRLKTVLNEVIKAGNVILFIDEMHTLIGAGAAEGAIDASNILKPALARGEIQVVGATTLDEYRKYVERDPALERRFQPIIVDEPTVEETIEILKGLRDKYEAHHRVKITDEALEAAARLSHRYIADRFLPDKAIDLIDEAASRVRLKTVTAPPEIKELEDKINDLIKEKEEAIRTQEYEKAAKIRDEEQKLREELEKLKAKWQQNSLSNEKSVGPEEIAQVVSLWTGIPVKKLAEEESERLLHLEEVLHERVIGQDEAVEAVARAIRRARVGLKDPKRPIGSFIFLGPTGVGKTELTKALAEALFGDENAMIRLDMSEYMERHTVSKLIGSPPGYVGFEEGGQLTEKVRRKPYSVILLDEIEKAHPDVFNILLQILEDGRLTDSKGRTVDFKNTVIIMTSNVGAELLKKQSTLGFMPQEKEDKASYDKIKETLMAELRKTFRPEFLNRVDEIIVFHQLSKEDIEKIADIMIKELNNRLKENNIKLEFTPEAKEEIIKQGYDPNYGARPLRRVIQRIVENQLSELMLQGEVKPGDELIVTAKDGKIDFVKKDAVQKA; this comes from the coding sequence ATGGCGATGTTTGGAAGATTTACAGAAAGAGCTCAAAAAGCTCTTTATTTGGCTCAAGAGGAAGCGAGGTCTTTTTATCATAACTATGTAGGGACAGAACACATTTTATTAGGATTGTTAAAAGAAGATGAAGGAATTGCAGCAAGAGTTTTAAAAAAACTGGGAGTAACTTATGAAACTACAAGAGAGAAGGTATTGTCTTTGATTGGAATGGGAAATATTCCAGGAGACGTCGTAGGTTATACCCCTCGGGCAAAAAGAGTACTAGAGCTAAGTCTTAGTGAGGCAAGGAGATTTAATACCAGCTATGTAGGGACAGAGCATATTTTGTTAGGACTTTTAAGAGAAGGCGAAGGAGTTGCTGTAAGAATTTTAATGGAACAAGGTATAGATTTCAATAGGGTGAGAGAGGAGATTGTAAAAATGCTTAATGAAGAGCCTGCAGGAGGACCTGCAAAGGCTGCAAAAGTTAAAAATACCAATACACCTACTTTAAATCAATTTGGAAGAGATTTAACTGAGCTTGCAAGAGACGGCAAACTTGACCCTGTAATAGGAAGAGAAAAAGAGATTGAAAGAGTTATACAAATCTTAAGCAGAAGGACAAAGAATAACCCTGTCCTAATAGGTGAACCGGGTGTCGGTAAAACTGCTATTGTAGAAGGTCTTGCGCAAAAGATTGTAGAAGGAGAAATTCCTGAAATTTTGAAAGATAAAAGAGTTGTAACTTTAGACATGGCTTCTATGGTAGCAGGTACAAAGTACAGAGGCGAATTTGAAGATAGGTTAAAAACAGTATTAAATGAGGTTATAAAGGCAGGAAATGTGATACTATTTATAGATGAGATGCACACTTTGATAGGAGCAGGTGCAGCAGAGGGTGCAATAGATGCATCAAATATTCTAAAACCGGCACTTGCAAGAGGTGAAATTCAAGTAGTTGGAGCTACTACTTTGGATGAGTACAGAAAATATGTAGAAAGAGACCCTGCATTAGAGAGACGATTCCAACCAATAATTGTAGATGAACCAACTGTGGAGGAGACTATTGAGATATTAAAGGGCTTGAGAGATAAGTATGAAGCCCATCATAGGGTTAAAATTACTGACGAAGCTTTAGAAGCAGCAGCTAGACTTTCTCACAGATATATTGCAGATAGATTTTTACCTGATAAAGCTATAGACTTAATAGATGAAGCAGCTTCTCGCGTAAGACTAAAGACAGTGACAGCTCCTCCAGAGATAAAAGAACTGGAAGATAAAATCAATGACCTTATAAAAGAGAAGGAAGAAGCGATAAGAACTCAAGAATACGAAAAAGCTGCAAAAATAAGAGATGAAGAACAAAAATTGAGAGAAGAATTAGAAAAATTAAAAGCTAAATGGCAACAAAATTCTCTTTCTAATGAAAAAAGTGTAGGACCTGAAGAAATCGCACAAGTCGTATCTCTGTGGACAGGAATACCTGTTAAAAAGTTAGCTGAAGAGGAATCAGAGAGATTGCTCCACTTAGAGGAGGTATTGCATGAAAGAGTTATAGGACAAGATGAAGCAGTAGAAGCAGTGGCAAGAGCTATAAGAAGGGCAAGAGTAGGCTTAAAAGATCCAAAAAGGCCAATAGGTTCATTTATCTTCTTGGGTCCTACTGGTGTTGGTAAAACAGAACTTACAAAGGCTTTGGCAGAAGCTCTTTTTGGTGACGAAAATGCTATGATTAGGCTTGATATGTCAGAATACATGGAAAGACACACTGTATCTAAACTTATCGGTTCACCTCCAGGATATGTAGGATTTGAAGAAGGAGGACAATTAACAGAAAAAGTAAGAAGAAAGCCCTATTCAGTAATCTTGCTGGATGAAATTGAAAAAGCGCATCCTGACGTGTTTAACATTCTCCTTCAAATATTAGAAGATGGACGACTCACAGATTCAAAAGGTAGAACTGTGGACTTTAAAAATACAGTTATAATCATGACATCAAATGTGGGAGCAGAACTTTTGAAAAAGCAATCTACCTTAGGATTTATGCCTCAAGAAAAAGAAGACAAAGCCTCTTATGACAAAATAAAAGAAACATTGATGGCAGAGTTGAGAAAGACCTTTAGACCTGAATTCTTAAATAGGGTGGATGAGATAATTGTATTTCATCAACTCTCAAAAGAAGATATTGAAAAGATTGCTGATATAATGATTAAAGAATTGAATAATAGACTAAAAGAGAACAACATTAAACTGGAGTTTACTCCTGAAGCCAAAGAGGAAATTATCAAACAAGGATATGACCCCAACTACGGTGCAAGGCCTTTAAGAAGAGTTATACAAAGAATTGTAGAGAATCAATTATCAGAATTGATGTTGCAAGGGGAAGTCAAACCAGGAGATGAACTTATTGTAACTGCTAAAGATGGTAAAATAGACTTTGTAAAAAAAGATGCTGTGCAAAAGGCTTAG
- a CDS encoding protein arginine kinase: MLQYDKDVVLSSRIRLARNIKDIPFPTIMTEEQGRKVIDLVRKAILGSNTILSTQFVEYDMKKLTPIDRQSLVEKHLISPDLSQNTKSGYALIKDDNTVSIMVNEEDHLRIQCILEGLRLNESWDTADKIDDLIEETIDYAYDEKIGYLTSCPTNVGTGIRASVMVHLPALTITGQISNILNSVSKIGMAVRGIYGEGTQALGDIYQISNQVTLGQSEREIIENIEGVARQIISSERKAREDLYKKQRIQIEDRVGRAFGILSHAKVMSTKEYMTLMSDVRLGTILGILDVDINKIDVLTTHIQPANLQKIYGIQLDPYERDVKRAEYVVSQINKKDNL; encoded by the coding sequence ATGCTACAGTACGATAAAGATGTGGTATTGTCCAGTAGAATTAGACTTGCTCGGAATATAAAAGATATTCCTTTCCCTACTATTATGACAGAAGAGCAGGGACGAAAGGTTATAGATTTGGTTAGAAAGGCTATATTGGGTAGTAATACTATTTTATCTACCCAATTTGTAGAATATGATATGAAGAAATTGACTCCTATTGACAGGCAATCACTTGTAGAAAAGCACCTTATAAGCCCTGACCTTTCACAGAATACAAAGAGTGGTTATGCTCTTATAAAAGATGACAATACAGTGAGTATAATGGTCAATGAAGAGGATCATCTTAGAATACAATGTATATTAGAAGGATTAAGGCTTAATGAAAGCTGGGATACTGCCGATAAAATTGACGATTTGATTGAAGAAACTATCGACTATGCCTATGATGAAAAGATAGGTTATTTGACTTCTTGTCCTACTAACGTAGGAACAGGGATACGAGCCTCAGTCATGGTTCATCTTCCAGCTCTTACTATCACTGGGCAAATAAGCAATATTTTAAACTCTGTTTCTAAAATAGGTATGGCAGTGAGAGGGATATACGGTGAAGGTACTCAAGCTTTAGGAGATATTTATCAAATTTCTAATCAAGTCACTCTTGGCCAAAGCGAAAGAGAAATAATTGAAAATATTGAAGGAGTAGCAAGACAAATTATCTCTAGCGAAAGAAAAGCTAGAGAGGATTTATACAAAAAACAAAGAATTCAAATAGAAGATAGAGTAGGAAGGGCTTTTGGAATTTTATCTCATGCAAAAGTGATGTCTACAAAGGAATACATGACTTTAATGTCTGACGTGAGATTAGGAACAATTTTAGGAATATTAGATGTGGATATAAATAAAATTGATGTTCTCACTACACATATACAACCAGCTAATTTACAAAAAATTTATGGCATTCAATTAGACCCCTATGAGAGAGATGTTAAAAGGGCAGAATATGTAGTAAGTCAAATAAACAAAAAAGATAATTTATAG